A segment of the Chloroflexota bacterium genome:
CACCGCCGCGATCGACCATGAAACTATGGCTAGGCTGGAGATAGCCTTCGAAGAGTCTGACCTGCCATATACCGTCGATGTAGTTGACCTGAACCGTATTGGAGAGTCCTTCAGGCAGATCGTCGAGTCGCAAAGAACTCTTCTTCCCATGTACGCAGATGGCAACAAGCCGATGCCGACGACTGGTTGGCACGAGGTTACGCTTGGGAACTTCGCACCTTTCGCCTATGGAAAGGGTCTCCGATCGGACGACCGAATCTCGTCAGGAGATGTACCGGTCATAGGATCAAATGGAATAATCGGTTATCACGATAAGCCACTGATTGATGGGCCAACTATCGTCATAGGAAGAAAGGGGACTGTCGGTGCTGTTTACTATTCCCCTGTTCCCTGTTGGCCGATAGACACGACCTTTTACATCACAGGTGCCGACTCTGGCCTTTTGCGGTTCAGATACTACGTTCTCAAGTCACTACCTCTTCAGGAAATGAACGCCGACAGCGCAGTTCCGGGACTCAACCGCAATGACGCACACGCTTGTCTGGTGCGAGTGCCTGTTGAATCGGAACAACGCGCCATCGCCCACGTGCTGGGCACGCTGGACGACAAGATCGAGCTGAACCGGTGCATGAGCCAGACGCTGGAGGAGATGGCGCGGGCGCTCTTCAAGTCCTGGTTCGTGGACTTCGACCCCGTCCGCGCCAAGGTCGCTCTCAAGCAGTATGCCCTAGCGAATCACGCCGACCCTAACGCAGTGCCGAGCGGGAACGGCGCCGCGCCCGGAGGCGAGTGGACCGTCGAACGCGCCCGCGCCTACCTGGACGCCATGGACCCGCAGATCGCCGACCTCTTCCCCGACCGGCTGGTGCCCTCGGAGCTTGGGGAGATGCCGGAGGGGTGGGAAGTGAAGGCGCTGGGGGAGCTTGTCGAACTTGCCTACGGTAAGGCTCTGCGAGCAGCCGACCGAAAGGACGGCACCGTTCCCGTGTATGGCTCGAACGGACAAGTCGGCTGGCACGATGAGAAGCTTGTAGTGGGGCCAGGCATCGTTGTCGGGAGGAAAGGCAACCCCGGTGTCGTAACGTGGGCGCATGGCGACTTCTACCCAATCGACACGACCTTCTACGTGGTCCCAAGGAATGCCAATTTCGGGGTACACTTCCTTTTCTTTGCCCTTTCCATCCAAGACCTTCCGTCTGTTGCGGCAGATTCGGCGGTGCCGGGACTGAATCGAAAACTGGCATATATGAACATGCAGCTATTGCCTAACACACCACTCGTAGCCGAATTCAATGACTACGCGCGCGATATCTTCTCTCGCCGTCATCGTCTGCAATCGGAGTCCCGTTACCTTGCAGCCCAGCGGGACGCGCTCCTGCCGGAGCTAATGTCAGGGCTGAGGTGAGGAAATGTCCGAACAGGAGAATGACGCTTTGAACATCAATTTGAATTCTCGAGCTGTCGAAAAGCTGATCGACTATACGGCGAGTGGCATCGGCAGCACAGCTAGCTTCGTCTTTTCTCGCATGATGGCGCGACGTGACGCCGAAGCGAAGCTCATCGCTGCTGAGGGTGAAGCAAAAGCGAAGATTGCCGAAGCCAAAACTCAAGCAGACACCATGCGGATCATCTCGAAAGCGCAGGCCGACGCCCGTTCAACGATTATTTCCTCTGAAGCTGTTGTTGGTGGTGAAGTGACATTTGGCGATCTGGTCGAGCAGCGAATTCAATTCCAAGAGCAAAAACGACAATCCAACATTGAATCGGTCGTACAACAGGCAGCTTTGGAGCTAGAAGATAAGGAAGTCCAAGACGACGAAGTCGATCACGACTGGACAGCGCGATTCTTCAACGATGTTCAAGATGTATCCTCTGAAGAAATGCAGCAGATTTGGGCCAAAGTCCTTGCAGGCGAAGTAGAGAGATCTGGGAGCACATCCATCAAGACTATCGGAATTCTCAAAAATCTAGATAAGGGAACTGCCGATCTATTTCGGAAGCTTTGCTCCATCTGTGTATCGATCAGCCCAGATGGAGGTATTATCATGGATGCCAGAATCCCTGCGCTAGGTGGTGATGCGGGAACCAACGCGCTGCAAAAGTACGGGCTTAGTTTTGACAACCTGAACGTGCTCAACGAACATGATCTTATAATCTCCGATTACAACTCCTCGTATGACTACAAGATGAGTGTGGGCATCCCTTTGCCCGGTCAAGCGCCACCCTTGTGGCTGAGATTCCCATTTAGATTTCAGGGACGATCGTGGGTCTTGGTGCCAATAAAACAACGATGGGTAGACAAAGAATTCAGGCTGTCAGGAGTCGCTCTTGCTCAATCTGGTAGAGAGCTTTCACGCGTCGTGGAAATACAGCCTATGAAAGAATACCTCGAAGACTTCAAGAAATTCCTTGGCCAAAATGACTTGAACATGGCTGAATCAGGGATTCATTTACCACACCAATTCCAAGTACCGCCGGAGTGAAAGAGGGTGCCTACCACCATCCTCGCCGAATCTGGCGCGGAAGACGCCGCGCTCGGCTGGCTAACCGATTTCGGCTGCCAAACTGCTTACGGCCCCGTCATTGCACCTAATGCGCCAGGGGCCGAACGCGCGGACTACGGTGACGTGGTGCTCGAGCGCCGGCTGCGGGATGCACACGCGGCGTTGAAGCCCGCCCTGCTAGCGGATGCGCTGGACGACGCCTTCCGCAAGCTTACGCGGCCCGAGGGCTCGTCTCTGGAAGCGCGCATTCGAGGCTTCCACCGGATGCTCGTGAACGGCGTTGAGATCGAGTACCGGAACGCCGAGGTCCGGGTGGTCGGGGGACAGGATTAAGTCGTGGACCGCGAGAAACCAAACAACAACGACTGGCTGGCGGTAAACCAATTCAGCGTCACCGAGAACCGAAACGCCCGCCGGCCGGACGTGGTGCTGTTCGTCAACGGCCTGCCGCTGGGCGTGATCGAGCCGCTGTCGCGGCATATTTCGGGAAGGTTACGATAGCGCCATGGCAGCAACCCAATACCACCTTGGCATGTTCCCTCCTCGGAATCTGGACTGGGCCCGGTTAGTGCCTGAGATCGGGCGAGCGCACTCTGCGGTGGCGGCATATGGGGCGATGCTCGAAAGCATGCCCAACACTGGTGTCCTCATTTCTCCGCTTGCGACCCAAGAGGCCGTTTACTCAAACTGCATTGAGGGCACGGAAACAACCCTTACTGAGGTTCTGACCTTCGAGGCCGATGAAGACCAACCCGTCGATGATCCAGCCAAGCGACACGACGTCTACGAGGTCGTGAACTACAGGATCGCCCTCGCTGCTGCCAACCGCCAGATCGAACACATACCTTTATCGTTGAGGCTCATTCGCAACGCTCACCGCATTCTGATGAGAGGCGTCAGGGGGCGGGACAAAGCCCCGGGCGAATACCGCCGCATACCCAACAGCGTTTGGATTGGACCTCCTGGTTCGACCATCGAGAGCGCCGACTTCGTGCCCTGCCCTGTGGAGCATCTGGCGGGCGCCATGGATGCATGGGAAGGGTTCATTCACTCGGATGAGCCCGACCCGCTGGTGCAGCTGGCAATCGTTCATGCCGAATTCGAGTCAATCCACCCCTTCCTGGATGGAAACGGACGGATAGGCCGGTTGATCGTTCCGCTATATATGGTTGCGAAGGGCCTCTTGGAGGCGCCGCACTTCTATATCAGCGGCTTTCTCGATCAACACCGCGACGAGTACTACGAGCGGCTGCGAGCAGTGTCCCGCGATGATGACTGGACTGGCTGGTCCGGGTTCTTCCTGAAGGCCGTTGAAGAACAGGCCAATACCAATCTGGCCCGGGCCAGGAGCATCTTGGCACTCTACGACGAGTTGAAGGAATGGGTGGTTGACGAGACCCATTCCCAGTACGCCGTTCGAGCTCTCGACTGGATCTTCGGAAAGCCGATTTTCCGTTCATCCGATTTCGTGCGGAACTCCGGGATTCCCGCACCCACGGCGTCCCGGATACTACGAGTACTGCGCGACGGCGATATGTTGACCGTATTGCGTGAAGCTCGTGGGAGGCGGCCGGCGATGCTGGCCTTTTCCAGGCTCCTCCGCGTGGCGGAAGGCGGCGCGGCGGTTGCGTCTCACTGATTGAAGACAATGGGTTTTGTGACTCATGTTGGGCCTATGGTGATGCACAACAGCGCTTGTGGTGAGCTCGTGATGCACAACGAGAATCCCGGCGAACGACGCACAGGCCCATGACCACCGTCAGGGAAGCCGACGTGGAGTCGGCCGCACTGGACTGGCTAAGTGCTCTTGGTTGGCGCGTGGCTCTTGGACCGAATACCGCTCCCGACACTCCCGCGGCCGAGCGCGGCGACTACAGCGAGGTCGTGCTGGAGAGACGGCTGCGGGATGCTCTTGCCACGCTTAATCCCGGCCTGCCGGTTGAGGCAGTGGACGACGCGTTCCGAAAGCTGACCCGGCCCGAGGGGTCATCGCTAGAGGCACGCAACCGTGCGATTCACCGGATGCTCGTCAACGGTGTCGAAGTCGAGTATCGGGATGCGGAGGGCCGCGTTGTCGGGAGCCAGGTTCAGGTCATCGACTTCGAGAGCACTGCCAACAACGACTGGCTGGCGGTGAACCAATTCAGCGTCACCGAGAATCGGAACACGCGCCGGCCGGATGTGGTGCTGTTCGTCAACGGGCTGCCCCTGGGCGTGATCGAGCTAAAGAGCCCGGCGGACGAGGACGCCACCATCCACACGGCGTGGAGCCAGCTCCAGACCTACAAGGCCGAGCTGCCCACGCTCTTCGCCATGAACGCGGCGCTGGTGGTTTCGGACGGACTCGAGGCCCGCCTGGGCACCCTCACCGCCGGGTGGGAGTGGTTCAAACCCTGGCGCACGGTCAGCGGAGAGGCGCTGGCCGATGAGCACCTAACCGAGTTGCAGGTGTTGCTGCAGGGCGTCTTCGACCCGCGCCGGTTTCTCGCCATGGTGCGCGACTTCATCGTGTTCGAGGACGACGGCGGCGCGCTGGCCAAGAAAGTGGCGGGCTATCACCAGTTCCACGCGGTGCGGGTGGCCGTGCAAGAAACGGTGCGCGCGGCGGGATTGCCGGAAGGGCGTGTCTACGATCGTGCGGGACGCTACGAGGCCGGCCGCCGGCCGGGCGGCGACCCGGGCGACCGCCGCATTGGCGTGGTGTGGCACACCCAAGGCGCGGGCAAGAGCCTGACCATGGCCTTCTATGCCGGGGCGATCGTCCGCGAGCCGGAGATGCAGAACCCGACCATCGTGGTGCTCAGCGACCGCAACGACCTGGACGACCAGCTCTTCGGCATCTTCGCCCGCTGCCAGGACCTCTTGCGCCAGCCGCCGGTGCAGGCACAGGACCGCGCCGACCTGCGCCGCAAGCTGTCGGTGAACGCCGGCGGCGTGGTGTTCACCACGATCCAGAAGTTCTATCCCGAGGAGAAGGGCGACACCCACCCCGCGCTTTCGGACCGGCGCAACATCGTGGTCATCGCCGACGAGGCCCACCGCAGCCAGTACGACTTCATCGACGGCTTCGCCCGCCACATGCGCGACGCGCTGCCCAACGCCTCGTTTGTCGGCTTCACCGGAACGCCCATCGAGCTGCAGGACGCCAACACACGCGCAGTCTTTGGGGACTACATCAGCATCTACGACATCCGGCGCTCCGTGGAAGACAGGGCCACGGTGCCGATCTACTACGAGGGCCGACTGGCCAAGCTGGAGCTGGACGAGAGTCTGCGACCGAAAATCGATCCAGACTTCGAGGAGGCCACCGAGGGCGAGGAGATCGAGCGCAAGGAGAAGCTCAAGACCAAGTGGGCGCAGTTGGAGGCGGTGGTCGGCGCGGAGCAGCGGGTCAAGCAGATCGCCGAAGACATCGTGACCCACTTCGAGCAGCGGCTGGCGGCGCTGGACGGCAAGGCGATGGTGGTGTGCATGAGCCGCCGCATCTGCATCGACCTCTACCGCGAGCTGGTGCGCTTGCGTCCCGGCTGGCACGACGACGATGACGCCGAGGGCAGCATCAAGGTGGTGATGACCGGCGCCGCGTCCGACCCCGTCGACTGGCAGCCGCACATCCGCAACAAGGCGCGGCGCGAGGACCTGGCGAAGCGATTTCGCGATCCCGCCGACTCGCTGCGGGTGGTGCTGGTGCGCGACATGTGGCTCACAGGCTTCGACGCGCCCAGCCTGCACACCATGTACGTGGACAAGCCGATGCGCGGCCACGGGCTGATGCAGGCCATCGCGCGCGTGAACCGGGTGTTCAAGGACAAGCCGGGCGGTCTGGTGGTGGACTACCTGGGCCTGGCGCAAGACCTCAAGAAGGCCCTGGCCACCTACACCGAGAGCGGCGGCAAGGGTGAGACCGCGCTGGACCAGAATGAGGCCGTGGCGGTGATGCTGGAGAAATACGACGTCTGCCACGGGCTGTTCCACGGCTTCGACTGGTCGCTGTGGACGACAGGCACCGCACCGCAACGGCTGGGGCTGCTGCCGGCCGCCCAGGAGCACATCCTGGCCCAGGAAGACGGCAAGGACCGCTGCCTCAACGCCGTGCGGGAGCTGTCGCAGGCGTTCGCCCTGTCCGTGCCGCACGACGAGACGACGCGCATCAGAGATGACGTGGGGTTCTTCCAGGCGGTGCGGGCGGCTCTTTCCAAACGGGCGGAGGGCGAGGCGCGGCCCGAGGAAGAGCTGGACTTCGCCGTGCGCCAGATCATCTCGCAGGCGGTGGCCGCCGGGGGCGTGATGGACATCTTCGCCGCCGCGGGCCTGGACAAGCCCGACATCTCGGTGCTGTCGGAGGAGTTCCTGGCGGAGGTGCAAGGGATGCGTCACCGCAACCTGGCCGTGGAGCTGCTGGAGAAGCTGCTCAAGGGCGAGGTGTCCACCCGGCGGCGCAAGAACGTGGTCCAGGCACGCTCCTTTGCCGAGATGCTGGAGAAGACCCTGCGGCGCTACCAGAACCGGGCGATCGAGGCGGCGCAGGTGATCGAGGAGTTGATCGAGCTTGCCCGCGACATGCGGGAGGCCAACGCCCGCGGCGAGCAGCTGGGGCTCTCGGACGACGAGCTGGCCTTCTACGACGCGCTGGAGACCAACGACAGCGCGGTGCAGGTGCTCGGCGACGAGACGCTGCGCGACATCGCACGTGAA
Coding sequences within it:
- a CDS encoding Fic family protein — protein: MAATQYHLGMFPPRNLDWARLVPEIGRAHSAVAAYGAMLESMPNTGVLISPLATQEAVYSNCIEGTETTLTEVLTFEADEDQPVDDPAKRHDVYEVVNYRIALAAANRQIEHIPLSLRLIRNAHRILMRGVRGRDKAPGEYRRIPNSVWIGPPGSTIESADFVPCPVEHLAGAMDAWEGFIHSDEPDPLVQLAIVHAEFESIHPFLDGNGRIGRLIVPLYMVAKGLLEAPHFYISGFLDQHRDEYYERLRAVSRDDDWTGWSGFFLKAVEEQANTNLARARSILALYDELKEWVVDETHSQYAVRALDWIFGKPIFRSSDFVRNSGIPAPTASRILRVLRDGDMLTVLREARGRRPAMLAFSRLLRVAEGGAAVASH
- a CDS encoding restriction endonuclease subunit S; this translates as MDIRIDHLEAVQCILRKHLPAGVKVSVFGSRANWTSKHSSDLDLAVQGTAAIDHETMARLEIAFEESDLPYTVDVVDLNRIGESFRQIVESQRTLLPMYADGNKPMPTTGWHEVTLGNFAPFAYGKGLRSDDRISSGDVPVIGSNGIIGYHDKPLIDGPTIVIGRKGTVGAVYYSPVPCWPIDTTFYITGADSGLLRFRYYVLKSLPLQEMNADSAVPGLNRNDAHACLVRVPVESEQRAIAHVLGTLDDKIELNRCMSQTLEEMARALFKSWFVDFDPVRAKVALKQYALANHADPNAVPSGNGAAPGGEWTVERARAYLDAMDPQIADLFPDRLVPSELGEMPEGWEVKALGELVELAYGKALRAADRKDGTVPVYGSNGQVGWHDEKLVVGPGIVVGRKGNPGVVTWAHGDFYPIDTTFYVVPRNANFGVHFLFFALSIQDLPSVAADSAVPGLNRKLAYMNMQLLPNTPLVAEFNDYARDIFSRRHRLQSESRYLAAQRDALLPELMSGLR
- a CDS encoding type I restriction endonuclease; its protein translation is MDREKPNNNDWLAVNQFSVTENRNARRPDVVLFVNGLPLGVIEPLSRHISGRLR
- a CDS encoding DUF2806 domain-containing protein; protein product: MSEQENDALNINLNSRAVEKLIDYTASGIGSTASFVFSRMMARRDAEAKLIAAEGEAKAKIAEAKTQADTMRIISKAQADARSTIISSEAVVGGEVTFGDLVEQRIQFQEQKRQSNIESVVQQAALELEDKEVQDDEVDHDWTARFFNDVQDVSSEEMQQIWAKVLAGEVERSGSTSIKTIGILKNLDKGTADLFRKLCSICVSISPDGGIIMDARIPALGGDAGTNALQKYGLSFDNLNVLNEHDLIISDYNSSYDYKMSVGIPLPGQAPPLWLRFPFRFQGRSWVLVPIKQRWVDKEFRLSGVALAQSGRELSRVVEIQPMKEYLEDFKKFLGQNDLNMAESGIHLPHQFQVPPE
- a CDS encoding type I restriction endonuclease subunit R; its protein translation is MTTVREADVESAALDWLSALGWRVALGPNTAPDTPAAERGDYSEVVLERRLRDALATLNPGLPVEAVDDAFRKLTRPEGSSLEARNRAIHRMLVNGVEVEYRDAEGRVVGSQVQVIDFESTANNDWLAVNQFSVTENRNTRRPDVVLFVNGLPLGVIELKSPADEDATIHTAWSQLQTYKAELPTLFAMNAALVVSDGLEARLGTLTAGWEWFKPWRTVSGEALADEHLTELQVLLQGVFDPRRFLAMVRDFIVFEDDGGALAKKVAGYHQFHAVRVAVQETVRAAGLPEGRVYDRAGRYEAGRRPGGDPGDRRIGVVWHTQGAGKSLTMAFYAGAIVREPEMQNPTIVVLSDRNDLDDQLFGIFARCQDLLRQPPVQAQDRADLRRKLSVNAGGVVFTTIQKFYPEEKGDTHPALSDRRNIVVIADEAHRSQYDFIDGFARHMRDALPNASFVGFTGTPIELQDANTRAVFGDYISIYDIRRSVEDRATVPIYYEGRLAKLELDESLRPKIDPDFEEATEGEEIERKEKLKTKWAQLEAVVGAEQRVKQIAEDIVTHFEQRLAALDGKAMVVCMSRRICIDLYRELVRLRPGWHDDDDAEGSIKVVMTGAASDPVDWQPHIRNKARREDLAKRFRDPADSLRVVLVRDMWLTGFDAPSLHTMYVDKPMRGHGLMQAIARVNRVFKDKPGGLVVDYLGLAQDLKKALATYTESGGKGETALDQNEAVAVMLEKYDVCHGLFHGFDWSLWTTGTAPQRLGLLPAAQEHILAQEDGKDRCLNAVRELSQAFALSVPHDETTRIRDDVGFFQAVRAALSKRAEGEARPEEELDFAVRQIISQAVAAGGVMDIFAAAGLDKPDISVLSEEFLAEVQGMRHRNLAVELLEKLLKGEVSTRRRKNVVQARSFAEMLEKTLRRYQNRAIEAAQVIEELIELARDMREANARGEQLGLSDDELAFYDALETNDSAVQVLGDETLRDIARELVDTVQGNVTIDWTMRENVRANLRRLVRRILRKHGYPPDKQEKATLTVLEQAEALSEDWAAT